Below is a window of Oncorhynchus clarkii lewisi isolate Uvic-CL-2024 unplaced genomic scaffold, UVic_Ocla_1.0 unplaced_contig_4535_pilon_pilon, whole genome shotgun sequence DNA.
tgcgcacgcatagcccggtgcgctacatcgcagctcctcgaatcggccgggctagagtgggcatcgagccaggagggatgatgccggctcagcgcatctggtctccagtgcgtcacCTCGGGCCGGGTTATACGGCACCAGCACTACGCacagtgtccccggttcgccagcacagcccagtgcggccaGTTCCAACTCTCCGCACTTGCTGGGCTACagggggtatccagccaggacaggttgtgcaggttcgttgctcgagacctccagtgcgcctccacggcccaatGCATCCGGTGCCTAGGCCAAGGAGGAGGCCACCTGTATGTCTCCCCTtctgtccggagcctccagagccacctgtctgtccggagccgccagagccacccgtctgtccagagccgtcagagccgcccgtctgtccggagctgccagagccgccggtctgtctggagccgccagagccgcccgtctgtccagagccgcccgtctgtccagagccgccagagccgcccgtctgtccggtaccgccagagccgcccgcctgtccggcgccgttagagtctcccacctgtccggcgccgccagagtctcccgcctattcGGGGCCCGCTGTAAGGGTCCCCAGTTCGGGGTCGGCAGCGAGGGTCGCCACTCCAGAGGTGCCACCaaagtgggccaagactaaggtggagtgggtctacgtcccgcaccagagccgccaccgcagtGAAATGCCCACcaagaccctcccctataggttcaggttttgcggccagaggccgcacctttgggggggtggggtactgtcacgtcctgaccttagttccttttttatgtctctattttggtttggtcagggcgtgagttggggtgggcattctatgtttttcattctatgttttgttctgtgtgttgtatttctatgtgttttggcctggtatcagaggcagctgtcaaccatacttaggtagcctgttcccacctgtgattgtgggtagttgttttctgtttttgtattctgtaccagacagaactgtttcggttttgttcattctcttttgttgtttttccatTCAGTGTTCAATTCATAATAAAAGATGAACAcgcacaacgctgcaccttggtcctcaccttcttcaacccacGGCAGCCAGCTTGTTACAGCCAGCTTGAAAGTTGAGAGCGGGATATTATTGTATAGTAGTACTGTTACCCCTCTTCATACTCATCCATGtttaacctcaaccctaacctgaACATCTACCATGAAACGTCCACTGATCTCCAGTGTACAGCCACGACCACTGTCCAGTCCTCCCCACCCTGCCCATAAGTGGGGTTCTCAGACACACTCATTCATCATTGAAAGTTGAGGCAATGTGCCAGGGCATTTATCAATAAGAACAATGGTCAAGGATAAGGCAGGGCTGGCGTGTGATGACTGCATCATAATTGCTGTTAATAATTACAGTTAAGAACGATAAGCAACCCGGGAGAGAGTATTTATGGATGGATTTATGGATGGCAACATTCCCAAGGGTTCTAGATAATCTCGGGGTGTTCCTCTgtgcggagagaaagagagagaaagacaggcaaAGTTTGGATACACTGAAGCTGCGTACACAGATAAACTAGTCAGGTAAGTGTTAGTGTTGTGCATTATTTTAGTACCTTGCTTATAATTTATTACTATTAAAGATAGATCGATTGTGGCAGTCGTCTGTGGCAGTTGGTGACCTAACACTTTCTTAAGAGTATTTTTTTTGTTCGTATTACCTTTAGTTAAAACTCTTTGTAAAATAGGACAACCTTTCCTAGTTATCCCGTGTATTATAATGGTATCACGATCCTTATTTAACCCAGACCACTCTAACCAGGTCAACGCTGACAGGCAGCACAGGCCCTGCCCAGCCATGCCAGTCGCAGCTGGTCCACTGGACATCACAGAGCTGTGACACTAATGACACAGGCTGATGTAGTTAGTTAGTGTGTGACTGTAGATGCACCTTTGTTGTGCAGCAGCTCCACAGTAATTGTCTGTGTCAAGGTACTTTCAAAGGCAGGAGGGAAAGATATGACAGGAACCTGTACTAAAATGTGATTGATGGGTCTCAGAGACCCTGTGAGGAACAGGTGCCGCACCACTCAACGAGAAGTAGAGGGTAAAGATGAAGCAGTATGTGGTCGCCAGGCCACTCTACTCAGAGGACGCCTTCGCAGACGAACATGAGAAGATCCACAGGCACCATAAGACCCTGCGGCACCACGTCAAGCAGTACTTCACGTAAGAATCAATCAAGTTTCTTCTGTTGTTTTGCTTGTGTTGTTTTGTGTAACACTGAAGGTAGCCTTATGATAGGCTGCAGTGCATGGACGCAAAACTTCTGTGTAGATTCAATCAAGTGGCAATAGCAGACACTCCGCATAGCTGGTATTTTGGCGGTGTCGGACGTGTAACTGCATTAAGAGCTGTCAAATAGGTGAGGGGCTGCTCCTGTGGTtattgtcacgaagccacacccgTCCCACTCGCGTTTAGTTTGAAACTGTAAAGTATAGGCTAAAAGAAATAATATCATTCAAAGAAATCCTTCTGATTTAGATCAGCCTattggaggtgtagattacaccCATTCCAGTAACAGGGCTGCTTGGGATTATAATTAATGAAATCCTTCTGATTTAGATCAGCCTattggaggtgtagattacaccCATTCCAGTAACAGGGCTGCTTGGGATTATAATTCATGAAATCCTTCTGATTTAGATCAGCCTattggaggtgtagattacaccCATTCCAGTAACAGGGCTGCTTGGGATTATAATTAATGCGACTCAGCACATCCAATGGCAATGTCTGCGACGGGTAAactgatttgacagctctaatgcaGTTACACCTCAGACATGCtgaaataaaaacaatgaaaCTGTTATGCAGTCATAGGTTATTTCCGGTTAAGACAGAACGGATTGAATCTAGCCCTTCATCTAGTTATTACCACTCAATTCACTTTAGTAGTTTAGTATTTCTTTGGTGTGGACTAGTGGGCCCACATGACATTTTACCTGAGATGCCCTGATTGTCTTTAGTTTGCTTAAAGATATGGTAACTTTTCCTTCAAAAGCATACATCTAGTTTAAAGATCAGCCCTATCatcctatatactgtatgtctaaacGTTGTGCATAAAGACGCTTAGATGTTATAAACTATTAGTAAATCATGTCTGTGGAGACTAACtaaaaatggtgtgtgtgttaactgtagtTGTGACCTCAAGCGCGCTAAGAACGCAGCGCTCTCTCTGCTGCCTTTCATTGGTTGGATGAGAATCTACCAGCTGAAAGAATGGTTGCTGAGTGATATTGTATCTGGGGTCAGCACTGGACTGGTAGCTGTTCTACAAGGTGAAGCTAATACCCACTCTAACCCACCTCAATCAACCAGTGTGCATCTTCAGATCTATCAAAGCAGTTCCTAGAGCACTTTTTGAGAAATCATTTGATAAAGAACTGTAGACCTCATTAACGTCCCAAAAACATCAACATTGATCATTGAAAGAAAATAAAGTAACAATATTGATGAACTATGGTTTTACGGAATGGAAATCAGGTCCGATAGTGGTATCACCTAAAATATATTATCTGGTCCTAGACACCTATTAATAGTTGTTTAATGAAAGAAGAGATGGTAACATATCTTTATTAGCAGGCATTATTGTCACAGTATTAGCATTGACACACAGAAAAGTCAATAGATACTTAAAACACCTGAATCACGATGACTCTTGAATGCTGTCATAGTCTTCTGTGACTTATGGTGGAGTTATTtaacatgcactgtaaactgttgttcattgtttttgtttgattGACAGGTCTAGCATACTCCCTGctggcctccctccctccatggtaCGGACTCTTCACTGCCTTCTTCCCAGTGATCATCTACTTCTTCCTTGGCACTTCCAGACATATCTCAGTAGGTAAgtactgtgcatgtgtgtgtgtgtgtgtgcgtgtacagtGTTTTGCTCTGACCATCACAAGCTATCACACCTTTTTACTGTACTTACCGCCCTCTCtctgcccacctctccactttCCATCCACTGCTTCCTCatcttcacttcctctctctttctccttaccCCACTCACTCCAGGGGCGTTCCCTGTTCTGAGCCTCATGGTGGGTGCAGTGGTGACGAGGCTTGTGCCTGACGAAGGCCCCCCAGTCAACATCACTGGGTTTGAGGGGCTGACCAGCGACGAGCAGAGAGTAATGGTGGCCGCCTCTGTCACCTTCCTCATGGGGATAATGCAGGTAAAACACCATCATTACCGCAGCATTATCACTCATGTACTGTACATTACTCATATCTCTCTGTAATCTGAATCTAAAATGAACAatgactccctctctctatctatggaCGTGATCTCCCATATTCTAACATGAGTCCTCTGCTTCTCTCCCAGCTGGCCATGGGTCTGCTGCAGGTAGGCTTCATCGTCATGTACCTGTCAGACACGCTGGTGTCTGGGTTCACCACCGCGGCTGCTGTCCACATCCTGGTGTCCCAGCTGAAGTTCGTGTTGGGCCTGGTGGTGCCGGGACTCAGTGGACCCCTGTCCATCGTTTATGTGAGtccaggaagagagacaggatgaggtcaCATGTCTTTCAATGCAACAGTATGATTTTTATCTACTGATATCCAAATATGCAATGAC
It encodes the following:
- the LOC139400574 gene encoding chloride anion exchanger-like, with protein sequence MKQYVVARPLYSEDAFADEHEKIHRHHKTLRHHVKQYFTCDLKRAKNAALSLLPFIGWMRIYQLKEWLLSDIVSGVSTGLVAVLQGLAYSLLASLPPWYGLFTAFFPVIIYFFLGTSRHISVGAFPVLSLMVGAVVTRLVPDEGPPVNITGFEGLTSDEQRVMVAASVTFLMGIMQLAMGLLQVGFIVMYLSDTLVSGFTTAAAVHILVSQLKFVLGLVVPGLSGPLSIVYTLEKIFVQIEKTNVCDLVTSILIMGVVFIVKEINDRYKAKLPVPIPIEVIMTVIACGVSYAFNFQVIYKVDVVGRIPVGYESPMAPNMQIFGQTAVEAFPMAIVGFAVAFSVAKVYSVKHDYIIDGNQELIAFGASNIIGAAFKSFAASTALSRSAVQESTGGKTQIAGLLSALIVMVVTLAIGFLLEPLPK